The Brachyspira hampsonii genomic interval AATACGACAGAGTTATAAAGGCTTTTTATTTCTGTGTAAAAATATCAACTCTTGTTCTTTTTGTACTAGCATTTATAATATTTATTAATTCAGCACAAATAGTACATTTATTTAATGATAAAGATGAGGCATTACTTGATACTGCATACATGGCACTTCGTTATCAGGCATTTAGTCTTCCTTTATGGGGATTTATAACATTATCCAGCATGATGCTTCAAACAACTAGAAAAACTATAAGAGCTTCTATATTGGCTGTAGCTAAGCAAGGAATATTTTTTATACCTATTATTTATATATTTCCTAAATTTTTTGGCTTAATTGGAATAGAAATAGCTCAGCCTTTTTCGGATTTACTAACATTTATATTGGCAATACCTCTTGGATATAGTATTATAAAAGAAATGAAATCAGAATTGAAATAAATTTAACATAATATATTTGTTAAATTAATACTTGCAGTTTTCTATTATAAGTATATAATGTATGATATGGAAATAAAAGATTCTACAAGAAGTGCTTTAGTTAGAAAAGGTAATGAGCTTTTTAATCAGAAAGATATAGAAGGTGCTTACAGATGTTATCTTACAGCTTCTTATTATGGAGGCATAGAAAAAGTTGCAGATTATTATAATTTTGAAAAGAAAAACATAATAAAGGCTATGCAGCTTTATAAGTTTATCATGAAAGAAGACTCTAATCTTGGAGGAAATGTAAGAGCTAAACAGAAATTAGATAAATTGGCAGAATCTGTGGCTAAAGTGCTTAGAAAATGGCTGAAAGAAGATGAAACTTTTAATGCTAATAATAAAAATGATAAATTGGAATTAGATAGTAAAAATGCAGCTCTGCCAAATAATTATAAAAAAAATACTTTAGAAGATATTTTAAAAGCAAAAGAAAATATAGATTCTAAAAGTAATAATTCACAAGTTAATAATAAAACTGTAAATTCTGACTTCTACTCTAAAAGTGCCAATATAAAAAAACCTGTATTTGAACAAATATATACAAATAAACAAAACAAAAAATAAATATTATAATTAGGAGTTACCTATGGAAAAAAATGTAGTTGAAATTGAGAATGCTCTTGCTTCATTATCATCTAAGTTTTCAAAAAATGATACATTGGTGATAATCTTAGCTGCTGGTCATGGTAAAAGAATAAGAAGTTCCACATCTAAAATGCTTCATACTATATGGGGAGTTCCTAGTATAGAAAGAGTTAGACTTGCTGTAAAAAATGGTATGCCTAAGAGTAATATTACAATAGTTGTTGGAATAAAAGCTCTTGATGTTGCCAATGCTGTTGGAAAACAGGCTAATACAAATTTTGCTTATCAGGAAGAGCAAAGAGGTACAGGGCATGCAGTAAAAATTGGACTTGATAAGAGTGATTTAAAGAATATAAAATACTGTTATGTTATATATGCTGATATGGGACTTATTGACTCTGAAACTATGAAGGAGTTCCATGAAGAATTTTTGAAATCTAAAACTGATATGATAGTTATGACTGCTAAATATGACGGGCCTAAGGGAAGCAACTATTATGGAAGAATACTTAGAAGCAGAGGTCTTACCTACGATGGTAAAAAAACTAAATACAGACAGGGTTCTCAAGGCAATGTTATAGGAGTTATTGAATATAAAGATATACTTGCAATGAGAGATGATGAAAAACTGTATAAAGTTTATAAAGATGAAAAATTCTCTTATGAAAAAGATGAACTATTAGATAACTTTAACGAATATGTTGCAGGCATTTACGGATTTAAAATGAAGCCTTTAGAAGAGCTTATACAAAAATTAGAATCTAATAATGCTCAAAATGAATTATATCTTACTGATTTAATAGAGATTTTTGTAAATAATAATTTGTCTATATCTACTTATATGCCTAAAGACAGCAGAGTTGTTTTAGGATTTAATGATAAAACTGTTCTTAAAGAGATGGAATCCATAGCCAGATCTAATGTTTATAATAAACTTAAAAATATAATTACTATATATGATGGAGAGGACTTTTTTATAGATGATACTGTAGTAGAACAGATACTTGAGAGAGATAAAGATGAAAAACCTTTAGATATATATGTAGGAAAAGGTGCTTATATAGGAAAGAATGTTACGCTCAATTATGGTGTTACTATATCACATGGTGCTAAAATAGAGGGAAATGTGCATTTAGGAGAAAATGCGTACATTGGAGATAATGTTCTTTTATCATGTTTGGAAAATCAGAGACTTATATTAGATGATAATGTTAAAATATATTCAGGCAATCAGATTAAGGGTAATGTATATATTGGAAAGAATACTACATTGGAGAGAGGGGTTAATGTTACAGGAAGCGATAATCACCCTGTGAATATAGGCTCTAATGTTCTTATTAAAGGTGTTAGTTATCTTTACGGTTCTATTGTTGATGATAATGCATATATAGAACATTGTATATTCTATTATTCTCATATAAAATCATTACTTGACGATAAAGGAAATATTATAAAATGCAGATTTATAAGACCTAAAGAAGAAGGAATTGAAGCTGTAAGTAAAATAGAAGATGTTAAAAAATCTAAAAAGAAATAGTGCATTCATTGTATTAATTATTTTCATAATATTATTTACAAGTTTAAATGCACAATATCAGAAAGAAATAAAAAAAGATGCTCCTCCTCTTACAGAGCATTATGTAAGAATGAGTGGCTTTGAATCTTTATATACTTGGTCTGTAGCCTCTTTAAGGGAAGAGCCTTATATCAGCGAATTATTTATAGATGGATATAACAATGTACATTTTGCATATTATGATAATATTCTAAATACAGCGGTATATGTTACAGGAAAAGATGGTAATTTCACAAGAACTATATTAGATAATAACAGAGAACTTGGTAATTTTATAAGTATAGCATTAAATAATAGAAATGTACATGTATCATATAATAAAGCAAATAAAATATTATATGCTAATAATAATTCTGGTACTTTCAATAATTATACTATGGATATAAGGCAAAATAGAAAGATCAATGATTTAAAACTAGTTATGTCTGCATTCAATTATCCTACATTATTTTTTGTAGACAATAGAGGTATATTATCTGTATCTAGGTTTTATAGAGATAATTTCTTTTCGGATTTTATTTATACTAATAAAATAGTTGATAGTGTTTATCCTGTTGCAGAAAAAGACGGATATGCACTTTATATGCATGAATATCAAACAGGCAATATATTATATGGTTCTAGGAAAACTAATACAGCTTTTCAATTTTTTGATAATATGGCAATAGTAACTAATTCTAGTATTTATTCGGTTTCTTATGAAGAGCATAATAGATTTAATATAGTTTATCTCACAAGAGATAATCCTAATACCATTAATTATACCAGATTTTATGATGGAGTATTCACTAATGGAATAATAGTTTCTGAAGATGAAAATATAATTTCATTAGATTCCACATTGGATTATGCTGCACAAATAATGGTTTTATATACAAAAGAGAATGGAAATAAATATTTATTTATGGATAATAGAGTAATAGATTTATCAGTTTTAGGAACAAGTATAGGTAATGTAAGATTGAAATCGGCACAATATCCATATTTTTATATATTATATTATAATAATATATTTAATGAACTTAGAATTACAAAGATTAATATAAGTGATATTGAAAAATTAAAATAAACCGATAATTGATTTAACATTTTGATATTATAAATGTTATAGAAATAAGTATATAGTAGGATTTTTTATGAGTGATGAACAACCAAAAGTATCGTTTATAGAGAAAAACCCAAGAACATGTCCTGTATGTAATGGAGAATTTTATCATGAAATGCTTCTTACAGGCGGAGGCAGATTGATTGCCGGAAAATTAAGGAATGACTTAAGAAGAACTTATGAAAAAAGCAAAAAATATGGTACAGTTTATCCTTTAATATATGTTGTAGTAGTGTGTCCTCATTGTTTATACGCTGCTTTTCAAGAGGATTTTAATTTAATAGATCATAAAAAAATAGAGGAAGCTGCCGAAACATCAAGGCAAAGAGCTTCATATATGAAAGAATTTTTTGGAAACAATGTAGATTTTACAAAAAATAGAACACTTTTAGAAGGTGCTGCTAGTTATTTTTTAGCTTTAGACGGATATCGTTATATTGGAAAAGACAGTGCTCCTACTTTAAAAAAGGCTTTATGTTCTTTGAGATTAAGCTGGACTTTGGAAGATTTGGCAAACATATATCCTGATGAAAATTATGACAGACTTATCCCTTTCTTTCAATATAAAGCAAGCGAATTATATACAGCTGCAATAGAATGCATGCAAAATGGTAAGGAAAATTTTGAGAAAATAAAATCATTTGGTCCTGATATAGATAATAATTTCGGATATGAAGGTATGCTTTATATGGGGGCATTGCTTGGAATGGATGCTTCTAAATTTATACCGGATCCTAAAGTTAAAGCTGAAACTCTTGTACAGGCTAAGAGAAAAATAAGTAAGATATTCGGATCTGGAAAAAGCAGCAAGTCAAAACCTTCTGCTTTGCTTGAAAAAATAAAAGAGCTTCATGTTGCTATAACTGAAGAATTAAATCAAATTCATGAAGAATATGGTATAGATGTAAGTTAATGAAGAAATTAAATGCTTATTTATTAAAAGAATTTCTATCTTTCTTTTTTGGTTCTTTGCTGCTGTTTGTCGTATTGGTTACAATAGCAGACTTAAGCAGCAGATTATCTTTTTATACTGAACATCCTGAATTAATTAATTATTTTATTACTTATCATTTAGCAAGAGCACCTCATAATACATATTATATATTCCCTGTTGCTTTAATGTTTTCATCTACTTATGTACTTGGTAATTTTGTAAAAAATAAAGAAATGCTTGCTATTGAAAATTCTGGTATTAGTTTATTTAAATTTTCTATGCCTATGTTTATTATTGTAATTGGTTTATGTTTATTTCTAGTACTGTTTTGGCAATTTGTGGCTGCCCCATTAAATAAAATATCTTTTGCTGCTAATGATGCTATGAGGGGAAATGAAAAAGCAACTAAAAGCGGTCCTTGGGAACTTTTTGGAGGAGATAATTATTTATATTTTATCGAAACTTATTTTTATGATGAACAATATATGAAAAATACTATTGTAATAAAATTGAATGATGACGGAGGAATTAGATTTAGAATATCAAGTCCTCATATACAATGGAATAATGAAGATAGAAAATGGTATGTTTTAGATGGTATATTAACTACATTCAGTGAAAATAAAGAAATAAAAGTAGAAAAAATAAATAATTATCCTTTAGATGTTTTGGAGCGTCCAGAACATTTTTATGGCAGACCTCTTTTAGATTCTATGAGTTTAACTGAAGAAGCTCATATTATAAAATTGCAAAAAGAAGTTAATATGAATACTTCAAGATTAGAAACGGATTTGCATTACAGAATATCGTATTGTTTTTCAGGCTTTATTATTGTTTTACTTGCTTCATTATTTTCTAAGTTTTCTACTCAAAGCGTTTTAGTTATAAGTTTGGTAATGGTTATCATAGTTGCTCTGTTATATTATTCTATACTTATGATATTCAGATCTATGGGTGAGGCTGGAAATATGAATCCTTTTATTGCAGCTTGGATGCCAAATATTATATTTGCTGTACTCTGTATATTGGCATTTAAGAAATTCCATTAATTTTATTTCATTAAAAAATTAATTTAATTTTTTTTCCATAATTAAAGCATTAAATTTATTATTATAATATTTTTTTCTTATAGCTATTTCTTTAAATCCATTTCTTATATAAAATTTTTTAGCTGTTATATTATTTTCATGCAAGTCTAATTTTATGCTTAGGATATTATGATTTTTAGCATCTTCAAATAAATATGATAATAATTTTTTGCCGTATCCATAATTATTTGGATAAACCGCTATAAATATTATATCTATTTCAGGTTCTAATAAAAAATAAATCAAAAATCCTTTTATTTCATTATTATTTTTTATAATTATAACATTATGATATTTATCTTCTATATACTGTTTTAAATTATTTTCTGATAAACTAATATATTCGCTTTTTGAAGATATAAAAAGAATTGAATTAATTATATTATTATCAATATCATTTACAATTTCTATATTTTCCATACTCTATAAAAAAATAATGAATAAGAAAGTTCATAATAACTTCCCTATTCATTTATTTATAATTGAATTTTATTATAATTTAGTATTTATCTCATTGAATAATTCTTGTTTTTTTGTTTTTACATATTCAACTATTTCACCTGCTTTTACTTCAACACTTTCAGATGAACTTCTAAGTTTAAACTCAACCACTCCTCTTTGAAGTGATTTTTTACCTACT includes:
- a CDS encoding DUF2225 domain-containing protein, whose translation is MSDEQPKVSFIEKNPRTCPVCNGEFYHEMLLTGGGRLIAGKLRNDLRRTYEKSKKYGTVYPLIYVVVVCPHCLYAAFQEDFNLIDHKKIEEAAETSRQRASYMKEFFGNNVDFTKNRTLLEGAASYFLALDGYRYIGKDSAPTLKKALCSLRLSWTLEDLANIYPDENYDRLIPFFQYKASELYTAAIECMQNGKENFEKIKSFGPDIDNNFGYEGMLYMGALLGMDASKFIPDPKVKAETLVQAKRKISKIFGSGKSSKSKPSALLEKIKELHVAITEELNQIHEEYGIDVS
- a CDS encoding GNAT family N-acetyltransferase, translated to MENIEIVNDIDNNIINSILFISSKSEYISLSENNLKQYIEDKYHNVIIIKNNNEIKGFLIYFLLEPEIDIIFIAVYPNNYGYGKKLLSYLFEDAKNHNILSIKLDLHENNITAKKFYIRNGFKEIAIRKKYYNNKFNALIMEKKLN
- a CDS encoding LptF/LptG family permease codes for the protein MKKLNAYLLKEFLSFFFGSLLLFVVLVTIADLSSRLSFYTEHPELINYFITYHLARAPHNTYYIFPVALMFSSTYVLGNFVKNKEMLAIENSGISLFKFSMPMFIIVIGLCLFLVLFWQFVAAPLNKISFAANDAMRGNEKATKSGPWELFGGDNYLYFIETYFYDEQYMKNTIVIKLNDDGGIRFRISSPHIQWNNEDRKWYVLDGILTTFSENKEIKVEKINNYPLDVLERPEHFYGRPLLDSMSLTEEAHIIKLQKEVNMNTSRLETDLHYRISYCFSGFIIVLLASLFSKFSTQSVLVISLVMVIIVALLYYSILMIFRSMGEAGNMNPFIAAWMPNIIFAVLCILAFKKFH
- a CDS encoding NTP transferase domain-containing protein — encoded protein: MEKNVVEIENALASLSSKFSKNDTLVIILAAGHGKRIRSSTSKMLHTIWGVPSIERVRLAVKNGMPKSNITIVVGIKALDVANAVGKQANTNFAYQEEQRGTGHAVKIGLDKSDLKNIKYCYVIYADMGLIDSETMKEFHEEFLKSKTDMIVMTAKYDGPKGSNYYGRILRSRGLTYDGKKTKYRQGSQGNVIGVIEYKDILAMRDDEKLYKVYKDEKFSYEKDELLDNFNEYVAGIYGFKMKPLEELIQKLESNNAQNELYLTDLIEIFVNNNLSISTYMPKDSRVVLGFNDKTVLKEMESIARSNVYNKLKNIITIYDGEDFFIDDTVVEQILERDKDEKPLDIYVGKGAYIGKNVTLNYGVTISHGAKIEGNVHLGENAYIGDNVLLSCLENQRLILDDNVKIYSGNQIKGNVYIGKNTTLERGVNVTGSDNHPVNIGSNVLIKGVSYLYGSIVDDNAYIEHCIFYYSHIKSLLDDKGNIIKCRFIRPKEEGIEAVSKIEDVKKSKKK